In Candidatus Epulonipiscium viviparus, one DNA window encodes the following:
- a CDS encoding SO_0444 family Cu/Zn efflux transporter has product MEYINNLWHLFVDMSFYLVIGIIFTGILHAFVKKETVLKHVGNDDTKSVIKASVVGVPLPLCSCGVVPTALYLGENGASKGAVVSFLTSTPQTGVDSIIATYGMMGPVFAIFRAVAAFISGIFSGIVTNKFCKKESVQYKVKTNCSCSHDAAPAKTAHSCCSHDAAPAKTAHSCCSHDAAPAKTAHSCCSHDAAPAKTAHSCCSHDAAPAKTAHSCCSHDAAPAKTAHSCCSHDAAPAKTAHSCCSHDATPAEPSFKAKVVSIFTYGFGDFLDEIAVNLVIGLIIAALISTSLPETWIASIQSPILVMLIMLVIGIPMYVCSTASIPIAVSLMMKGISPGAAFVFLFAGPVTNIASLSILFKSLGKKTMAVYLTCIAISSVVCGLFLDAMISLFNSNVIIESVHAHLHGHDLYRTVIAIVFGLLIIRSLVKQFNTKRANKIAA; this is encoded by the coding sequence ATGGAGTATATCAATAATCTATGGCATCTGTTCGTTGATATGTCATTTTATTTAGTCATCGGAATAATTTTTACTGGTATTTTACACGCATTTGTGAAAAAAGAAACCGTACTAAAGCATGTTGGAAACGATGACACAAAATCAGTAATCAAAGCTTCGGTTGTTGGGGTTCCGCTTCCATTATGCTCATGTGGAGTTGTACCAACAGCCTTGTATCTGGGGGAAAATGGCGCTAGCAAAGGTGCCGTCGTAAGTTTTCTTACTTCTACACCACAAACCGGCGTGGATAGTATTATTGCAACATACGGAATGATGGGCCCTGTGTTTGCTATTTTTCGGGCTGTTGCAGCCTTCATTTCTGGAATTTTTTCTGGAATAGTTACAAACAAATTTTGCAAAAAAGAGTCAGTTCAATATAAAGTAAAAACTAATTGTAGCTGTTCTCATGATGCGGCACCGGCCAAAACGGCTCACTCTTGCTGTTCTCATGATGCGGCACCGGCCAAAACGGCTCACTCTTGCTGTTCTCATGATGCGGCACCGGCCAAAACGGCTCACTCTTGCTGTTCTCATGATGCGGCACCGGCCAAAACGGCTCACTCTTGCTGTTCTCATGATGCGGCACCGGCCAAAACGGCTCACTCTTGCTGTTCTCATGATGCGGCACCGGCCAAAACGGCTCACTCTTGCTGTTCTCATGATGCGGCACCGGCCAAAACGGCTCACTCTTGCTGTTCTCATGATGCGACACCGGCTGAACCTTCATTTAAAGCTAAAGTAGTTAGTATATTTACCTATGGATTTGGAGATTTTTTAGACGAAATTGCCGTCAATCTTGTAATTGGCCTTATAATTGCGGCGTTGATCAGTACCTCTCTTCCCGAAACTTGGATTGCTAGTATTCAGTCACCTATATTAGTTATGCTTATCATGCTGGTGATCGGGATTCCGATGTATGTGTGCTCTACGGCGTCTATCCCTATTGCAGTATCTTTGATGATGAAGGGAATTTCTCCTGGAGCCGCGTTTGTATTTTTGTTTGCTGGTCCGGTTACCAATATCGCATCTCTTTCCATATTGTTCAAAAGCCTGGGTAAAAAAACAATGGCTGTATACTTAACTTGCATTGCCATATCTAGTGTAGTTTGCGGATTATTTTTAGACGCTATGATCTCTTTATTTAACTCAAATGTAATAATAGAATCAGTTCATGCTCATCTTCATGGCCATGATTTATATCGCACCGTAATTGCTATAGTTTTTGGTTTACTAATTATTAGAAGTCTCGTAAAACAATTTAATACAAAACGCGCTAACAAAATTGCGGCATAA
- a CDS encoding sodium:alanine symporter family protein, with protein sequence MTDFLISINDIVWGVPLIILILFCGISLTIKLRGIQVTQLGQALKYMLKNEHGGVGEISSFAALCTALSATIGTGNIIGVASAIAAGGPGALFWMEVAAFFGMATKYAEGFLAIKYREIKKDNRVLGGPFYYIEKGMGVKFKWLAKCFAIFGALAGLLGIGTITQINGITSAAQNFFDPQQAGVVFHIGETAITTTTIVVGLVVTVCAALVIIGGIKRISTIAAVVVPFMAIVYLVMGIFVIAFNIDLIPSALSAIVVGAFNPQAVMGGVIGVTIKTAIQKGVARGIFSNEAGLGSAPIAAAAASTKDPVRQGLVTMTGTFIDTIIICTITGLAIVMTGAWLPELGLEGAEITMYAFSEALPFSSTVSSFLLMSCLIFFAFTTILGWDYYAEKCIEYLTDGNTKVVQCYRWLYIAMIFIGPYITVAAVWTIADIFNGLMAIPNTIALIALSKIVASETNSYIAKAKNKKSLHP encoded by the coding sequence ATGACAGATTTTTTGATATCAATTAATGATATTGTATGGGGAGTTCCACTGATTATATTAATATTATTTTGTGGAATCAGCTTAACCATAAAACTGCGAGGAATTCAAGTTACACAACTGGGGCAAGCATTAAAATATATGTTAAAAAATGAGCACGGTGGCGTTGGCGAGATCTCCTCTTTTGCCGCATTATGTACCGCACTTTCAGCGACGATAGGAACAGGAAATATTATCGGAGTCGCATCTGCCATTGCGGCGGGCGGACCAGGAGCATTGTTTTGGATGGAAGTCGCTGCGTTCTTTGGGATGGCTACAAAATATGCCGAAGGTTTTTTGGCTATAAAATATCGTGAAATTAAAAAAGACAATCGCGTTTTGGGTGGACCATTTTATTACATAGAAAAAGGGATGGGAGTTAAGTTTAAGTGGCTAGCAAAATGCTTTGCGATTTTTGGAGCTCTTGCAGGCTTACTAGGCATCGGAACCATAACTCAAATCAATGGCATAACCTCCGCGGCGCAAAACTTTTTCGATCCACAACAAGCGGGTGTAGTTTTTCATATAGGAGAAACCGCAATCACTACCACTACCATCGTAGTCGGGCTTGTCGTAACCGTATGTGCAGCATTGGTAATTATTGGAGGCATCAAACGTATTTCGACAATCGCTGCAGTTGTTGTTCCTTTTATGGCAATCGTCTATCTGGTTATGGGAATTTTCGTTATTGCGTTTAACATCGACTTAATTCCTTCCGCGTTATCAGCCATAGTGGTGGGAGCGTTCAATCCTCAGGCCGTGATGGGAGGAGTAATTGGGGTCACAATAAAAACGGCCATTCAAAAAGGAGTGGCACGCGGAATTTTTTCAAACGAGGCCGGTTTGGGATCTGCGCCAATTGCCGCTGCCGCCGCTTCTACAAAAGATCCAGTTCGCCAAGGTCTAGTTACAATGACCGGAACTTTCATCGATACAATCATCATATGTACTATAACAGGATTGGCCATTGTTATGACCGGTGCGTGGCTTCCGGAGTTGGGTCTTGAGGGGGCCGAAATCACAATGTACGCTTTTAGCGAGGCGCTACCTTTTTCATCAACAGTCAGTTCTTTTCTATTAATGAGCTGCTTAATATTTTTTGCCTTCACCACCATTTTGGGTTGGGACTATTACGCTGAAAAATGTATTGAGTATTTAACCGATGGCAACACAAAAGTCGTTCAGTGCTATAGATGGTTATATATAGCAATGATATTTATTGGACCATACATAACAGTAGCAGCAGTATGGACCATTGCAGACATTTTCAACGGATTGATGGCGATTCCAAATACTATCGCGCTGATTGCGTTATCCAAAATTGTAGCAAGCGAGACCAACAGTTACATTGCAAAGGCAAAAAATAAAAAATCGTTACATCCATAA
- the essC gene encoding type VII secretion protein EssC: protein MEFILRIFMRQKIRDIRIVGRQKLYLVFTIDGDVKVMHKRIAASQYSVCVRKGQWILQDLRKGNKQVEPLRGIVPIEATLKLSITVYAFNSHNVYNIPTPDSGRLLIGRSEHTDLMIRNKLVSDPHVELNYAKGEWSFLDIESSNGTYINDYKMSSGVIKKTDVLKFAFCQIIITENGLILITEDPVMLQYNSQVVEQRFVTDIDKPYPLKLNRSPRLKRQIQRKLIEIQAPPPLSNTPEINWLTVLLGPALTILAMVGIVFLIPIPEGQNRNLTMLYYSVPMSTIAVLMGFLRYGAQKKQYKKMMDLREYKYQEYLTEQVDYIESLLEDQREILSNTFPSVTECVMLALRRDTRLWNRAQYDEDFMTLSVGLGTIAADIQVKVPKQSILLKEDVLLKRAQELDHKFEVNEHCPILMHLGKHRSCGIIGDRIKSIQLTKNLIMQAATSHSYLDLKIVIISDPNEADEWEFAKWLPHIFDKNRSKRYFVTNKQHANIILNDLKEELTQYNNAVVAANSRTFDKKAQDITEIPHYLFICASVEFCLNHPIFPFIMKNELNIECLLLFNEIHMLPPDCHYIADFSNRKPIFYTKTNIAEMKEFTLETTAKFEDFARSIAPLRFETSEDTLKLPDGITYLEGYGVQKAEELPIEKLWASGMPEKSMSVPVGIGVNGEWFEFDIHEKKSGPHGLVAGMTGSGKSEMVQTWILSMATYFSPSSINFVLIDFKGTGLILPFKNIPHLAGTISNIDKNIGRNLIALERELSRRQQLFNACDVQNITQYLNAYREGKVTEPLPYMFIIIDEFAEFKMQFPDFMRVIDSVFGIGRTLGVHIILLTQKPGNVVTDKMNSNTRFRWCLKVASSGDSNDMIKRPDAAKITKPGRAYVKVGEDEIFEQTQSFWSGAPYNPNRSLTPQMKTDVSLIDNIGQRTKVIVHKKKVKATKTEIDAVVDYLREYTIAKNIPFATQVWTEKMPFTIYLKPLIKHSFNGGWPKYEGGLKPIIGMVDDPRNQSQYPLVLNLTEQGHAVIYGSPGSGKTTLIQTLIMSIVLSYSPKDVQIYIMDFGGGSLGMFKQFPHVGGIALGDESEKIMKLSEMLLKMLKERKKLFAAQSILSIASYREAVGTDIEEVVLLLDNFAPVLSTYPDLSDMFGLLTREGSSYGIYVIITGGNMNAISYRISQNIVQTLCLIMPDRGEYTTIVGRTEGVEPENTPGRGLIKAKPPLEFQIALPFEDEAESKRATGIKALAAQMDQSWDGARPAIIPTMPDIVTLVDYPTDKLFLGLTYSDYSKVEVDIKSKQFFTISTKKKAPELFELIYSQIAKKVDYEEYLIYGDNTINIESTITASEDFDIAIANWMPRLQERKMAIANGPLDEKQYPYMFLAIYDLENCFDKATDETMKRLFAIANLGESLNVIVLLQGLAASIVKLATAGDVFTSAMVNKRCALIYNGCASDHNVFKLNLPYTEVKVDLAAEDAYVVLGDEVEKIKLVSI, encoded by the coding sequence ATGGAATTTATTTTAAGAATTTTTATGCGACAAAAAATTAGAGACATTAGAATTGTGGGGAGACAAAAGTTATATCTTGTGTTTACCATAGATGGAGATGTCAAGGTTATGCATAAAAGAATTGCGGCTTCTCAGTATTCAGTGTGTGTACGTAAGGGGCAGTGGATTTTGCAGGATCTTAGAAAGGGTAACAAACAAGTGGAGCCGCTTCGAGGAATTGTACCAATAGAAGCGACGTTGAAACTTTCAATAACTGTATATGCTTTTAATTCGCACAATGTTTACAATATACCTACTCCGGATTCTGGCAGATTGCTTATTGGTCGTAGCGAACATACTGATCTTATGATTAGAAATAAATTAGTTTCAGATCCACATGTGGAATTGAATTATGCTAAAGGAGAATGGAGTTTTTTAGATATAGAAAGTAGTAATGGTACATATATTAATGATTATAAAATGTCTTCTGGAGTTATCAAAAAAACAGATGTACTAAAATTTGCTTTTTGCCAGATCATTATTACCGAAAATGGGTTGATTTTAATAACCGAAGACCCAGTTATGCTGCAATATAATTCTCAAGTTGTAGAGCAGAGATTTGTGACCGATATAGATAAACCGTATCCACTAAAATTAAACCGTTCACCAAGACTGAAACGACAAATTCAGCGTAAATTAATAGAAATACAAGCTCCGCCACCGCTAAGTAATACTCCAGAAATCAATTGGTTGACTGTATTGTTAGGGCCAGCCCTTACTATATTAGCAATGGTGGGGATAGTATTTTTGATACCAATACCAGAAGGACAAAACAGAAATCTGACAATGCTATATTATAGCGTACCTATGTCGACAATTGCAGTTCTTATGGGATTTTTAAGATATGGGGCACAAAAGAAACAATACAAGAAAATGATGGATTTACGAGAGTATAAATATCAAGAATATCTTACAGAGCAGGTAGATTATATTGAATCATTATTAGAAGACCAACGTGAAATTTTGTCCAATACTTTTCCATCTGTTACAGAATGCGTTATGCTGGCCCTTAGACGTGATACTCGACTTTGGAATCGCGCACAATATGATGAAGATTTCATGACTTTATCTGTGGGGCTAGGCACAATTGCAGCAGATATCCAGGTAAAAGTTCCAAAGCAATCGATATTACTTAAAGAAGATGTTCTGTTAAAACGCGCGCAAGAGCTAGACCATAAGTTTGAGGTAAATGAACACTGTCCAATATTAATGCATTTGGGCAAACATAGATCGTGTGGCATTATAGGGGATCGAATAAAATCAATACAGCTGACTAAAAATCTAATCATGCAAGCGGCAACATCGCATAGCTATCTGGATTTAAAAATTGTTATCATTAGCGATCCCAACGAAGCAGATGAGTGGGAGTTTGCAAAGTGGCTTCCGCATATATTTGATAAAAATCGTAGTAAACGTTATTTTGTAACTAATAAACAACATGCCAATATTATTTTAAACGATCTCAAAGAAGAACTCACTCAGTATAACAATGCAGTTGTTGCAGCAAATTCGCGTACATTTGATAAAAAGGCTCAGGATATTACAGAGATTCCACACTATTTATTTATTTGCGCATCGGTAGAATTTTGTCTTAATCATCCAATATTTCCATTTATCATGAAAAACGAACTCAATATTGAATGTTTATTATTGTTTAATGAAATTCATATGCTACCTCCTGATTGTCATTATATAGCAGATTTCTCTAATAGAAAGCCTATCTTCTACACAAAGACGAACATTGCGGAAATGAAAGAGTTTACACTAGAAACAACCGCAAAGTTTGAGGATTTTGCAAGAAGCATCGCACCACTGAGATTTGAAACTAGCGAAGATACACTAAAGCTTCCAGACGGAATTACATATCTTGAAGGTTACGGAGTTCAAAAAGCCGAAGAATTGCCAATAGAAAAATTGTGGGCATCTGGAATGCCAGAAAAATCAATGAGCGTACCTGTAGGGATTGGGGTCAATGGCGAATGGTTTGAATTTGATATTCATGAGAAAAAGAGTGGCCCTCATGGACTTGTTGCTGGGATGACAGGCTCTGGAAAATCAGAAATGGTCCAAACCTGGATATTGTCTATGGCAACTTATTTTTCGCCTAGCAGTATAAACTTTGTGCTTATAGATTTTAAAGGTACAGGACTAATCTTACCATTTAAGAATATTCCTCATTTGGCAGGCACCATTTCTAATATCGACAAAAACATTGGACGTAATTTGATTGCTTTGGAGCGAGAACTTAGCAGAAGGCAGCAATTGTTTAATGCCTGCGATGTGCAAAATATTACGCAGTATCTGAATGCCTATCGAGAAGGAAAAGTAACCGAGCCGTTACCATATATGTTTATTATTATCGATGAGTTTGCAGAATTTAAGATGCAGTTTCCAGATTTTATGCGTGTTATTGACAGTGTATTTGGAATTGGGCGTACGCTAGGGGTTCATATAATCTTACTGACTCAAAAACCTGGAAACGTTGTAACCGACAAAATGAACTCTAATACTAGATTTAGATGGTGCCTAAAAGTAGCCAGTTCTGGAGACAGTAACGATATGATTAAGAGACCTGATGCCGCAAAGATTACAAAACCTGGTAGAGCGTATGTGAAGGTTGGAGAAGACGAAATTTTTGAACAAACGCAATCTTTTTGGAGTGGAGCACCATATAATCCAAATAGAAGCTTAACACCACAGATGAAGACAGATGTTTCGCTAATTGATAATATTGGACAGCGCACTAAAGTGATAGTCCACAAGAAAAAAGTTAAAGCAACCAAAACCGAAATAGATGCAGTAGTTGATTATTTGCGAGAATATACTATTGCGAAAAACATTCCATTTGCAACACAAGTATGGACCGAAAAAATGCCATTTACAATTTATCTGAAGCCTCTGATTAAACATTCATTTAATGGTGGTTGGCCAAAATATGAAGGTGGGCTTAAACCGATTATTGGCATGGTAGATGATCCTCGAAATCAGTCGCAGTATCCTCTTGTATTAAATTTAACAGAGCAAGGTCACGCGGTTATATATGGGTCACCTGGAAGCGGAAAGACTACATTGATTCAAACACTTATTATGTCGATTGTCTTATCTTATAGTCCAAAAGATGTACAAATTTATATCATGGATTTTGGTGGAGGAAGTTTGGGAATGTTTAAGCAGTTTCCACATGTAGGCGGCATTGCTCTTGGAGATGAATCCGAAAAAATCATGAAGCTATCTGAGATGCTGTTAAAGATGTTAAAGGAGCGTAAAAAGCTATTTGCAGCACAATCAATTCTCAGTATAGCATCTTATAGAGAAGCCGTAGGAACTGATATAGAAGAAGTGGTATTATTATTGGATAACTTTGCACCAGTTTTAAGTACATACCCAGATTTATCAGATATGTTTGGGTTGTTAACTCGCGAAGGTAGTAGCTATGGAATATACGTAATTATAACAGGAGGCAATATGAATGCCATTAGCTATCGTATTAGCCAAAACATTGTTCAGACTCTGTGTCTAATAATGCCTGATAGAGGAGAATATACAACAATTGTGGGACGTACAGAAGGTGTAGAACCAGAAAATACTCCGGGACGCGGATTAATAAAAGCCAAACCTCCTCTAGAGTTCCAGATCGCATTGCCATTTGAAGATGAAGCGGAAAGCAAACGTGCGACAGGTATTAAAGCATTGGCGGCACAAATGGATCAAAGCTGGGATGGAGCTCGCCCGGCAATTATCCCTACGATGCCAGATATTGTGACTTTAGTAGATTACCCTACTGATAAGCTATTTTTGGGCCTAACTTACTCAGATTACAGCAAAGTTGAAGTGGACATAAAATCAAAACAATTTTTTACAATTTCTACTAAGAAAAAAGCGCCCGAACTGTTCGAATTAATTTATAGTCAAATTGCAAAAAAAGTAGATTATGAAGAATATTTAATTTATGGCGATAATACAATTAATATTGAAAGTACTATTACAGCCAGTGAAGATTTTGACATAGCAATAGCAAATTGGATGCCGCGTTTGCAAGAACGTAAAATGGCCATCGCCAACGGTCCGCTTGACGAAAAACAATATCCATATATGTTTTTAGCGATTTATGATTTAGAAAATTGTTTTGATAAAGCCACCGATGAAACAATGAAGAGATTATTTGCGATCGCTAATTTAGGAGAAAGCCTAAATGTTATAGTGTTATTGCAAGGATTGGCCGCGTCGATAGTAAAATTAGCTACTGCAGGAGATGTATTTACTAGTGCCATGGTAAATAAACGTTGCGCATTGATATATAACGGTTGTGCAAGTGATCATAATGTATTTAAGCTCAATTTGCCGTATACTGAAGTCAAGGTAGATTTAGCCGCTGAAGATGCGTATGTGGTATTAGGAGATGAAGTCGAAAAAATCAAATTGGTATCTATATGA
- a CDS encoding EsaB/YukD family protein: MKPCEEVIVTLKFEFQEIDMELPTFMSWGTLSQKILECLRENESRKYAPFTRLTATHAGTPLIATDTLASRGIWDGSVLFCILG; this comes from the coding sequence ATGAAACCCTGTGAAGAAGTGATAGTAACTTTGAAGTTTGAATTTCAAGAAATAGATATGGAATTACCTACATTTATGTCTTGGGGGACATTGAGTCAAAAAATATTGGAATGTTTGCGAGAAAACGAATCGCGAAAATATGCTCCTTTCACAAGGCTTACAGCAACTCATGCAGGAACCCCTTTAATTGCGACTGATACTTTGGCTTCTCGTGGCATATGGGATGGCAGTGTATTGTTTTGCATATTAGGATAG
- a CDS encoding WXG100 family type VII secretion target, which translates to MANLIQVTPEELRNRARDVRQYRSQNDEVMTDISILIRSLNDIWEGEAQRAYEAKLSTLQSKFNEFSDKIEAYAKMMDMTADGLEQTDIRISSAINSFNI; encoded by the coding sequence ATGGCAAATTTAATTCAAGTGACGCCAGAAGAACTTCGAAATCGCGCACGAGATGTACGACAATATCGAAGTCAAAACGACGAAGTGATGACAGATATTTCCATATTAATTAGAAGTTTAAACGATATTTGGGAAGGTGAAGCGCAACGGGCATATGAGGCAAAATTATCGACTTTACAATCAAAATTTAATGAATTTTCTGATAAGATAGAAGCATACGCAAAAATGATGGACATGACCGCAGACGGATTAGAACAAACAGATATTCGAATAAGTAGCGCTATTAACAGCTTTAATATTTAA
- a CDS encoding WXG100 family type VII secretion target produces the protein MADLIQVTPSELRERAKDVRTYRTDNDTVLADIAALIRGLNEIWEGEAQRAFEAKFNNVQSKFVTFSEEIEKYAKMMERAADGLEFTDQDLSSRINSYNV, from the coding sequence ATGGCAGATTTAATTCAAGTAACACCTAGCGAACTAAGAGAAAGAGCAAAGGACGTGCGGACATATAGAACAGACAATGATACCGTATTAGCTGATATTGCAGCATTGATCCGGGGATTAAACGAAATCTGGGAAGGTGAAGCTCAGCGGGCTTTCGAAGCAAAATTTAATAACGTTCAATCTAAATTTGTAACTTTTTCTGAGGAAATAGAAAAATATGCTAAAATGATGGAGAGGGCAGCAGACGGCCTAGAATTCACTGATCAAGATTTAAGTAGTAGAATTAACAGTTACAATGTATAG
- a CDS encoding WXG100 family type VII secretion target, with the protein MAVIKVTADVLMNKELEATALVAEHGEAIEKIRQLVHQLSPMWQGDAQVAFLRIFEDMEPTFREFRETLDGYIELMHMTAEEFRRSDTEIGSSFV; encoded by the coding sequence ATGGCAGTAATTAAAGTAACAGCAGACGTTTTAATGAACAAAGAATTAGAAGCAACTGCTCTTGTCGCAGAACACGGAGAAGCAATCGAAAAAATCCGGCAACTAGTACACCAATTGAGTCCAATGTGGCAAGGCGATGCGCAAGTGGCTTTCCTAAGAATTTTTGAAGACATGGAACCTACGTTTAGAGAATTTAGAGAAACATTGGATGGATATATCGAGCTTATGCATATGACAGCAGAAGAGTTTAGACGTAGCGATACAGAAATTGGCTCAAGCTTTGTGTAA
- a CDS encoding WXG100 family type VII secretion target produces the protein MADLIQVTPSELRERAKDVRTYRTDNDTVLADIAALIRGLNEIWEGEAQRAFEAKFNNVQSKFVTFSEEIEKYAKMMERAADGLEFTDQDLSSRINSYNV, from the coding sequence ATGGCAGATTTAATTCAAGTAACACCTAGCGAATTAAGAGAAAGAGCAAAGGACGTGCGGACATATAGAACAGACAATGATACCGTATTAGCTGATATTGCAGCATTGATCCGGGGATTAAACGAAATCTGGGAAGGTGAAGCTCAGCGGGCTTTCGAAGCAAAATTTAATAACGTTCAATCTAAATTTGTAACTTTTTCTGAGGAAATAGAAAAATATGCTAAAATGATGGAGAGGGCAGCAGACGGCCTAGAATTCACTGATCAAGATTTAAGTAGTAGAATTAACAGTTACAATGTATAG
- a CDS encoding WXG100 family type VII secretion target gives MAVIKVTADVLMSKELEATALVAEHGEAIEKIRQLVYRLSPMWQGDAQVAFLRIFEDMEPTFKEFRTTLDGYIELMHMTAEEFRRSDTEIGSSFV, from the coding sequence ATGGCAGTAATTAAAGTAACAGCAGACGTTTTAATGAGCAAAGAATTAGAAGCAACTGCTCTTGTCGCAGAACACGGAGAAGCAATCGAAAAAATCCGGCAACTAGTATACCGGTTGAGTCCAATGTGGCAAGGCGATGCGCAAGTGGCTTTCCTAAGAATTTTTGAAGACATGGAACCTACGTTTAAAGAATTTAGAACAACATTGGATGGATATATCGAGCTTATGCATATGACAGCAGAAGAGTTTAGACGTAGCGATACAGAAATTGGCTCAAGCTTTGTGTAA
- a CDS encoding FHA domain-containing protein, translating to MNSSIFGKSQNTVTVTISSDMTLDTMAYRALNGDRPPFLVPYVIDNINGEVILSYNIDERMSLEKLSKEFSATELFRVYKSIIESLIQCGDWCFNNTNFCQNTNYIFVDWPSQTVKFIYAPVREYTQDVSVTKKMLLQLLNNCQDVSNLDLMKFYRYFSGDQFSFQSFKNLLDTIEIPLRDPSEQSIHNLGIQQPPPPQPVTSQQQTPPPPPMPSMQEFVMPPEPRQQEEKSKGFFKMFGKKNKKNSGEIYLYDDGQNPQSAMNKISRPQKLPDNFNNMQSDAMLTLVAPNVNFPRLEYQIPLVLINNKFSLGRQDKGNKPKESDYEFDVSIKSISRKHATIVRENDVYYLVDFNSSNGTFLNDERLKRNIQYQLNYNDKISFSKQGIEYWFTTDEDSGDETMLMF from the coding sequence ATGAACAGTTCGATATTTGGAAAATCACAAAATACAGTAACTGTTACTATATCTTCTGATATGACCTTAGATACAATGGCATATAGAGCTCTAAATGGTGATAGACCCCCCTTTTTGGTGCCATATGTAATAGATAATATTAATGGGGAAGTGATTTTGTCTTATAATATAGACGAAAGAATGTCTTTGGAAAAATTATCAAAAGAATTTAGTGCAACTGAACTGTTTAGAGTGTATAAAAGTATTATAGAAAGTCTCATTCAATGTGGTGACTGGTGCTTTAATAATACAAACTTTTGTCAAAATACTAATTACATTTTTGTAGATTGGCCGTCTCAAACAGTAAAATTTATATACGCACCAGTAAGAGAATATACCCAAGATGTATCTGTTACCAAAAAAATGTTATTACAATTATTAAACAATTGCCAAGATGTGTCCAATCTTGATTTAATGAAATTTTATAGATATTTTTCAGGAGATCAATTTAGTTTTCAAAGTTTTAAAAATTTATTAGATACAATCGAAATACCACTCAGAGATCCTTCGGAACAATCTATACATAATTTAGGTATTCAGCAGCCACCTCCACCGCAGCCAGTGACGTCGCAGCAGCAGACTCCACCGCCACCTCCAATGCCTTCTATGCAAGAGTTTGTGATGCCTCCTGAGCCAAGGCAACAAGAAGAAAAAAGCAAAGGTTTCTTTAAAATGTTTGGAAAAAAGAATAAGAAAAATTCTGGTGAAATATATTTATATGATGATGGTCAAAACCCACAATCTGCTATGAACAAAATATCGCGTCCTCAAAAATTGCCTGACAATTTTAATAACATGCAAAGTGATGCCATGCTAACACTCGTGGCACCAAATGTGAATTTTCCGCGATTGGAGTATCAAATACCACTTGTTTTAATTAATAATAAATTTAGTTTGGGTCGACAAGACAAAGGTAACAAGCCGAAAGAATCAGATTACGAATTTGATGTTAGCATTAAATCTATTAGTCGAAAACATGCAACTATAGTTAGAGAAAATGACGTATATTATTTAGTAGATTTTAATTCATCCAATGGAACATTTTTAAATGATGAAAGATTAAAGCGTAATATTCAATATCAATTAAATTATAATGACAAAATTTCGTTTTCTAAACAAGGAATAGAGTATTGGTTTACAACCGACGAAGATAGTGGTGACGAAACTATGCTTATGTTTTAG